Proteins encoded in a region of the Nicotiana tomentosiformis chromosome 9, ASM39032v3, whole genome shotgun sequence genome:
- the LOC104086977 gene encoding uncharacterized protein: protein MSAKWRALQHRHRYTYSAVLFPKNFSDAFHQTPSTHFYTELKHFTSLSSTYSQLTHAKTIASAFAELLSNPNADVSSISTASRFYLEILFLENSQPLHRTLLSVLVKCKNFHNLIQNCFRELCEEYGEKGKRFCVSRAALSMMSTPKLGYLVEIVEECAVLVSLNVVLGLSEVLQELKNYSRPSPIVMEQCNEALSCMYYLLQRFPLKFVNPAGDNCVFLERILITVLSILKSESFSRDCLVAAGVSFCAALQVCLSPQELGLFIMEGIFNESEIVCDEFEFKDVVEKIPFKGDLIGELSKFLSLSRLCLIRGILTAVSRTVLNIGFLISDDNEESIKMILYDGILPELCNFCENPTDSHFNFHALTVMQICLQQVKTLMLDKNGSCEISYDPISEDIGTRLLQIVWNNLEDPLSQTVKQVHLIFDLFLDIQASLHWVEGSDTFKLFMRKVAFDLLRLGPRCKGRYVPLASLTKRLGARTLLSMRPDLLFETIKAYIDDDVCCASTTFLKCFLECLRDEYWSSYDVESGYNKYRGHCLPPLLSGLVSGHSKLRSNLNTYALPVVLELDVDAIFPMLAFIGVGCGGDNGEVFLTELDFRGMTPALEERVAVLVSLFKVSRLLALLEGDIDWSNNSLSSTEDMEQNLENRDAVACIKGIEIKVPVKYLVLALTHIDESLRIDAAESLFINPKTASLPSSLELSLMKVAVPLNMRCCSTAFQMKWTSLFRKFFSRVRTALERQVKQGGWQPLAHNDTRRNSVAKRTGDTFEDRADELFNFMMWLSCFLFFSCYPSAPYERKIMAMELLLIMLNVWSIVLSTEGNIDAVSPQFCLYPYNKGLLLPESTLLLVGSIVDSWDRLRESSFRILLHFPTPLPGIDSQDRVSEAIVWAKKLVCSPRVRESDAGALTLRLIFRKYVLDLGWVVNASSNDVSPQPLLKLPNGENKACKFAPPAIEYLRSLIDWLDAVVQVGEKDLSEACRGSFVHGALLALRYTFEELDWDSDAVVCSISEMKVVLEKIMELVMRITSLALWVVSADAWYLPEDMEEMDDDALLLEVPHEMDESLSTSDKVENTKVVRDGRQTEQIVMVGCWLAMKEVSLLLGTIIRKVPLPTSDVSESGFQVVHETDLSNMKSGAMLDLKQLEVIGNYFLEVLLKMKHNGAIDKTRAGFTALCNRLLCSNDSRLCKLTESWMEQLMERTVAKGQTVDDLLRRSAGIPAAFIAFFLSEPQGTPKRLLPRALRWLIDVANKSLTDHTEANSFSADACNGFVEAKSPANFSEVALDIYDAERISKIRDEGVVPTVHAFNVLRVAFNDTNLATDTSGFSAEALIISIRCFSSPHWEIRNSACLAYTALVRRMVGFLNVHKRASVRRAITGLEFFHRYPPLHLFLFNELKIATESLLDGSSEHLRSSMAKVVHPSLCPVLILLSRLKPSPIASEAGDPLDPFLFMPLIRKCSVQSNLRIRVFASRALTGLVSNEKLPFVLLNIASELPGAGEHVENSDSSLSSIRVNSSFNSLHGMLLQLNSLLDTNCRDLADVSKKDNILAELIHILASRSWIGSPEQCPCPIINSCILKVLDSMLSVARTCQMSDNIDVIWSLLWRLSSECLDLGVACAPTYFDPTISELRKQAASSYFNCVYQTSKEVAEEYLLIPSGGPPSGSNLSKISVNEISFSRFQERLIRSISDTSYEVRIATLKWFLLFLKSPEYNEIKRSCFTSVDLQTCVMKLLTLDNNHKCLNYILKIIYSWSQQEYHNNGEECADPKFFGDMDSESVLQFWDKVVSLYKVTRHSKTREMLLCCMGICIKQFASSLSISVVDLQNVKAGEFNPHDPSDPSKLSVFYECISYYVDLIEQHTDASEPVNMRRAAAESMIASGLLDQAKVIGPSVYNNQIPDGNFCSSFKQEKVVNMYAHKILDLWFSCIRLLEDEDESLRRKLALDVQNCLTSKRSERSFVTGVVPSQVEQVIERSFKHLSSIFGHCLDYLDFLCRRVLDSANHACFISEGDLVKRVFDKEIDNHHEEKLLICQICCFHLEKLPASRFLLIEPCNVHEVKDFLQNWRRRFAQKLVLFAKDYVVAQGGADWIGGVGNHKDAFLPLYANLLAFYGLSNCIFKGKQDDRKLMLPEVEEIGEAIQPFLSNPFLSNLFSLVVKLHDKMIGEGSCDFSQKIIDESAWDSFDRYFLLR from the exons aTGTCAGCTAAGTGGAGAGCCTTACAGCATCGTCATCGTTACACTTACAGTGCCGTATTATTTCCCAAAAATTTCAGTGAcgcatttcatcaaacaccttCCACTCACTTCTACACCGAACTCAAACACTTCACCTCCTTATCATCCACATACTCTCAGCTCACTCACGCTAAAACCATCGCTTCAGCTTTCGCCGAATTACTCTCAAACCCCAATGCTGACGTGTCATCAATCTCTACAGCTTCCAGATTTTACCTAGAAATTCTCTTTCTAGAAAATTCACAGCCATTGCATAGAACTTTACTCTCCGTGCTTGTCAAATGCAAGAATTTTCATAACTTAATTCAAAACTGTTTTCGTGAACTTTGCGAAGAATATGGCGAAAAAGGGAAGAGATTTTGTGTTTCTAGAGCAGCGTTGTCTATGATGAGCACACCGAAATTAGGGTACTTAGTTGAAATTGTTGAAGAATGTGCGGTTTTGGTTAGTTTAAATGTTGTATTAGGGTTAAGCGAGGTATTACAAGAGCTGAAGAATTATTCTAGACCGTCACCTATCGTAATGGAACAATGCAATGAAGCACTTTCGTGTATGTATTACTTGCTTCAACGGTTTCCTTTGAAGTTTGTTAATCCTGCAGGTGATAATTGTGTTTTTCTAGAGAGAATTTTGATTACTGTTTTGAGTATTTTGAAATCGGAATCATTTTCTAGGGATTGTTTAGTGGCTGCAGGGGTGAGTTTTTGCGCAGCGTTACAGGTTTGTCTTAGTCCTCAAGAGCTTGGATTGTTTATTATGGAAGGAATTTTTAATGAGAGTGAAATTGTGTGTGATGAGTTTGAATTTAAGGATGTAGTTGAAAAAATCCCGTTTAAGGGCGATTTGATTGGTGAATTAAGTAAGTTTTTGTCGTTGAGCAGACTTTGTTTGATTCGAGGTATTTTAACTGCAGTCTCAAGGACAGTATTGAATATTGGGTTTCTTATATCAGATGATAACGAGGAATCAATCAAGATGATTCTTTATGATGGGATTTTGCCTGAGCTTTGTAATTTTTGTGAGAATCCAACTGACAGTCACTTCAATTTTCATGCTCTTACTGTGATGCAGATTTGCCTGCAGCAGGTTAAAACGTTGATGTTAGATAAGAATGGAAGTTGTGAAATAAGTTATGATCCCATTTCTGAGGACATTGGGACACGGTTGTTGCAAATAGTGTGGAATAATTTGGAAGATCCTTTGAGCCAAACAGTCAAACAAGTGCATCTTATTTTTGATCTCTTCTTAGACATTCAGGCTAGTCTGCACTGGGTAGAGGGTAGTGATACATTCAAATTGTTTATGAGGAAGGTTGCTTTTGATCTTCTTCGCCTGGGACCACGTTGTAAAGGAAGATACGTTCCTTTAGCATCCCTTACCAAGAGGCTGGGCGCAAGGACACTTTTAAGTATGAGACCAGATCTGTTGTTTGAAACGATAAAGGCATACATTGATGATGACGTGTGCTGTGCTTCAACAACATTCCTCAAGTGTTTCCTTGAGTGTTTGCGTGATGAGTATTGGAGTAGTTATGATGTTGAAAGTGGGTACAACAAATATAGAGGTCATTGCCTGCCTCCACTTTTGTCTGGCCTAGTTTCTGGACATTCGAAACTCCGCTCAAATCTTAACACCTACGCACTGCCAGTAGTTCTTGAACTGGATGTTGATGCTATATTTCCTATGCTTGCTTTTATTGGCGTTGGATGTGGTGGGGACAATGGTGAAGTATTTCTTACTGAGCTGGATTTTAGGGGTATGACTCCTGCGCTTGAAGAGCGCGTGGCTGTTTTAGTTTCATTGTTTAAGGTTTCTCGTTTACTTGCTTTGCTGGAAGGGGATATTGATTGGTCTAATAATTCTTTGTCATCCACGGAAGACATGGAGCAGAACTTGGAAAATAGAGATGCTGTTGCCTGCATTAAGGGGATTGAGATTAAAGTCCCAGTGAAATATCTGGTTTTGGCACTTACCCATATTGATGAGTCGCTTCGGATTGATGCAGCAGAATCTCTGTTCATAAATCCAAAGACCGCAAGTTTACCATCGTCATTGGAACTCAGTCTGATGAAGGTAGCAGTTCCTTTGAACATGAGATGTTGCTCAACTGCTTTCCAGATGAAGTGGACAAGCTTATTTAGGAAGTTCTTTTCCCGGGTTCGAACAGCATTGGAGAGGCAAGTTAAGCAGGGAGGTTGGCAACCCCTTGCACATAATGACACAAGGAGAAATTCTGTTGCCAAAAGAACAGGGGATACGTTTGAAGACAGGGCAGATGAACTTTTTAACTTTATGATGTGGTTGAGTTGCTTTCTGTTCTTTTCGTGCTACCCATCTGCTCCATATGAGAGAAAGATAATGGCAATGGAGCTTTTATTGATAATGCTAAATGTTTGGTCTATTGTGCTTTCTACAGAAGGAAACATTGATGCTGTTTCTCCTCAATTCTGTCTTTATCCCTACAATAAGGGTCTTCTTTTACCTGAATCAACTCTATTGCTGGTTGGATCAATTGTTGATAGTTGGGACCGACTTAGAGAGAGTTCTTTTCGTATTCTGCTGCATTTTCCTACCCCTCTTCCTGGAATTGATAGCCAGGACAGGGTTAGTGAAGCAATTGTTTGGGCTAAGAAGCTAGTCTGTAGTCCACGTGTCAGAGAGAGTGATGCTGGAGCTTTGACCTTACGGCTTATATTCAGAAAGTATGTTTTGGATCTTGGTTGGGTTGTTAATGCCTCATCTAACGATGTCTCTCCGCAACCACTGTTGAAGCTGCCAAATGGGGAGAATAAGGCTTGTAAGTTTGCACCTCCAGCAATAGAGTATTTAAGATCACTGATTGATTGGTTGGATGCGGTTGTTCAGGTTGGAGAGAAGGATCTCTCAGAAGCATGTAGGGGCAGCTTTGTTCATGGTGCTTTGCTTGCTCTTCGATATACTTTTGAGGAACTGGACTGGGATTCGGATGCAGTAGTCTGCAGTATATCCGAAATGAAAGTGGTATTGGAGAAGATTATGGAGTTGGTCATGCGGATAACTTCATTGGCCCTTTGGGTGGTATCTGCTGATGCTTGGTACTTACCTGAGGATATGGAGGAAATGGATGATGATGCTCTTTTGTTAGAGGTTCCTCATGAGATGGATGAGTCCCTATCTACCTCAGACAAGGTAGAAAATACAAAAGTGGTGCGGGATGGCAGGCAAACTGAGCAGATAGTTATGGTTGGTTGTTGGCTTGCTATGAAAGAG GTGAGCCTTCTTTTGGGAACAATAATAAGAAAGGTTCCTTTACCTACTTCAGATGTTTCTGAATCAGGTTTCCAAGTTGTTCATGAAACTGATTTATCCAATATGAAGTCTGGCGCAATGCTTGATCTGAAACAACTCGAGGTAATTGGCAACTATTTCTTGGAAGTCCTTTTGAAAATGAAGCATAATGGTGCTATTGATAAGACAAGGGCTGGATTTACTGCTCTTTGCAATCGATTACTTTGTTCGAATGATTCAAG ACTTTGTAAGTTGACTGAGTCTTGGATGGAGCAACTTATGGAACGAACAGTAGCCAAGGGACAAACAGTGGATGATCTCCTAAGGAGAAGTGCTGGTATTCCTGCAGCATTTATTGCTTTCTTCCTTTCAGAGCCGCAGGGCACACCAAAAAGGCTTTTGCCTAGGGCATTACGATGGTTAATAGATGTTGCTAATAAGTCTTTAACAGATCATACTGAAGCAAACAGTTTCAGTGCTGATGCCTGCAATGGTTTTGTGGAGGCAAAAAGTCCAGCTAATTTTTCTGAAGTCGCCCTTGATATATATGACGCTGAAAGGATTTCGAAGATTCGAGATGAGGGTGTTGTTCCTACTGTGCATGCTTTCAATGTCCTTAGAGTTGCTTTTAATGATACCAACCTAGCAACTGATACATCGGGTTTTTCTGCTGAGGCTTTGATTATCTCGATACGGTGTTTCTCTTCTCCACATTGGGAGATACGGAACAGTGCCTGTCTTGCTTATACTGCTTTGGTTCGTCGCATGGTTGGATTTCTGAATGTGCACAAGCGAGCATCAGTCAGGCGTGCTATAACAGGGCTTGAATTCTTTCATAG GTACCCTCCCTTGCATTTGTTCTTATTTAATGAGCTAAAAATTGCAACTGAGTCACTTTTGGATGGATCATCTGAACATTTAAGGTCCAGCATGGCTAAAGTTGTGCACCCCAGCTTATGTCCGGTCCTGATTCTCTTATCTCGACTCAAACCTTCTCCAATTGCAAGTGAAGCTGGAGATCCCCTGGATCCTTTCCTGTTCATGCCACTCATCAGGAAATGCTCAGTCCAGAGCAATCTTCGTATTCGTGTTTTCGCATCAAGAGCTCTAACAGGTTTAGTGTCTAATGAAAAGCTTCCATTTGTCCTCCTAAATATTGCCTCCGAGTTACCTGGTGCTGGCGAGCACGTCGAGAATTCTGATTCGTCTCTCTCTTCCATTAGAGTAAATAGCTCTTTTAATTCACTTCATGGGATGTTATTACAGTTGAACTCTCTTCTAGACACAAACTGCAGAGATCTAGCTGATGTTTCCAAAAAAGATAATATTCTTGCTGAATTGATTCATATTCTTGCTTCACGCTCATGGATTGGGAGTCCTGAGCAATGTCCTTGCCCAATTATCAACAGCTGCATTTTGAAGGTGCTAGATAGCATGCTAAGTGTTGCAAGAACATGTCAAATGAGCGACAATATTGATGTCATTTGGAGCCTCCTTTGGCGGCTATCTTCAGAATGTTTAGATTTAGGAGTGGCTTGTGCACCAACATATTTTGATCCAACCATCTCAGAACTTCGGAAGCAAGCTGCAAGTTCATATTTTAATTGTGTTTACCAAACATCTAAAGAAGTTGCTGAAGAGTATCTGTTAATACCATCAGGAGGCCCTCCTTCTGGTTCAAACTTATCAAAGATATCTGTAAATGAAATTTCTTTCAGCAGATTCCAGGAAAGGCTAATACGTTCGATCTCTGACACTTCATATGAAGTTCGGATTGCAACACTGAAGTGGTTTCTTTTATTTCTCAAGTCACCAGAATATAATGAGATAAAGAGAAGTTGCTTCACCAGCGTCGATCTCCAGACCTGTGTGATGAAGCTTTTAACGTTGGACAATAACCATAAATGTTTGAATTACATTCTGAAGATTATCTACAGCTGGAGTCAGCAGGAGTATCATAATAATGGAGAAGAGTGTGCAGATCCTAAATTTTTTGGTGATATGGATAGCGAGTCAGTGCTCCAGTTCTGGGACAAGGTGGTTTCCTTATACAAGGTCACTAGGCATTCAAAGACTCGAGAGATGCTTCTTTGTTGCATGGGGATTTGTATAAAGCAATTTGCTAGCTCGCTTAGTATTTCAGTTGTAGATTTGCAAAATGTCAAAGCTGGTGAATTCAACCCCCATGATCCATCTGATCCATCTAAATTATCTGTCTTTTACGAGTGCATCAGCTATTATGTAGACCTAATTGAACAACACACTGATGCGTCAGAGCCTGTAAACATGCGTAGGGCGGCTGCAGAGTCTATGATAGCATCTGGTTTGTTGGATCAAGCCAAAGTTATTGGTCCTTCAGTCTACAATAACCAAATTCCTGATGGCAATTTCTGCTCCTCGTTTAAGCAAGAAAAGGTGGTTAATATGTATGCCCATAAAATCCTGGATTTATGGTTTTCATGCATTAGGCTTCTCGAGGATGAAGATGAGAGTCTTAGGAGAAAACTCGCCTTAGATGTCCAGAATTGTCTTACATCTAAAAGATCTGAAAGAAGCTTCGTGACAGGAGTGGTCCCAAGCCAAGTAGAACAAGTGATCGAGAGGAGCTTCAAGCATCTCTCATCAATTTTTGGCCACTGTCTTGACTACCTTGACTTCCTTTGCCGCAGGGTTCTAGATTCTGCTAACCATGCTTGTTTTATTTCCGAAGGAGATCTTGTCAAACGTGTCTTTGACAAGGAGATTGACAACCATCATGAAGAAAAACTGTTGATCTGCCAGATATGCTGTTTTCATTTGGAGAAACTTCCAGCTTCAAGATTTTTGTTAATTGAACCCTGTAACGTACATGAGGTGAAAGACTTCTTGCAGAACTGGAGGAGGAGGTTTGCACAGAAGTTGGTATTATTTGCCAAAGACTATGTTGTTGCACAGGGAGGAGCTGATTGGATTGGTGGGGTTGGTAACCATAAAGATGCCTTCTTACCTCTCTATGCAAATTTACTTGCCTTTTATGGCTTGTCAAACTGTATTTTTAAGGGGAAACAAGACGATAGAAAGTTGATGCTCCCTGAAGTTGAAGAAATTGGTGAGGCCATACAACCGTTCCTTTCAAACCCATTTTTATCTAATTTATTCTCATTGGTGGTTAAGTTACATGACAAGATGATCGGTGAAGGTTCGTGTGATTTTAGCCAAAAGATCATTGATGAGTCAGCTTGGGATTCTTTTGATCGTTATTTTCTTCTAAGGTAA